In Ciona intestinalis unplaced genomic scaffold, KH HT000166.1, whole genome shotgun sequence, a single window of DNA contains:
- the LOC108950445 gene encoding low-density lipoprotein receptor-related protein 2-like codes for MLFMPSHSILLVLFCYWYHSVADALNLDTLQQACRAEDGYYDCGNGQCISRRLVMDTRIDCDNNADEIGLIQCNDNEIYCRFINRCVPRHLMNTQNSCNENEQLILPCRKDEEFMCTKSLKCIQRWKVMDGKYDCATMLIPNDTSDEEAPLSNCTNSELRCQSEGNSTKCIPRDWVMDGVPDCSQGTDELTALVCDQEKEFQCVWNGRCIPRYRVNDDYKDCEDGSDEAINITCLNTEFACLGIYNSPISMGRRCIPKTWQLNNITDCADESDEFTAPLNGSCPEGSYQCENSLRCIPRSYLCDGLDHCGDCSDEIEECEVPVMFRCPNDIRRTCLHWSYACDPYADCPNVEDDIFTVGPGFKCQKQYGLSDVKKYCILPQWSLKDSYFSCDDRSDLCYQNDTFHCSLCLDGKTVIAPRQICDGIFDCPDLSDECLCVTSSLKTAELCNNVCYGYPSPPCSKCNKEEFLCDGICLPYSKVCNGIVDCHISLIDERWCTVESGTFTPIRPKDFACEPVPDVLQTAIEFGNFGYLANKSFPVMAKSCDGITECRNMEDECSERANCENKPKICTDVPIITQEVPASFVPGLTRDVVLEIRRCSGVFNFVFGFSVCNGINECQDGEDERNCTERFQCDAGQREWLTGSKRMLSIANSQKCDAVYPPDCLDSSDEINCSDSTHFYCESGTPFFVRRDQVVDGKRDCADASDECPPDMFQTNALSSREELIKVPFLRAMVWVMAFVAIIGNCVVFILSSKSLIKNSKKAKNARAPGVVVINKILILNLSIADLLMGIALLIIGIKSAQFSGQYCWRDLLWRSSTTCDVIGVLSVLSCEASVLSLVCLTSYRVYTIYFPLKSRTVNMKVAIIWIMCIWVVCFILAFLPLVDQLSRYMVATMLIKTTPYLKTEIIRFNQLLEFTKRISATQQNVSVDGILTTGSWSVLQRFLSDSFPKYVPERVGYFGYYSASAVCLPRYFKLPTDQFEVNAISPVIMSFNFIALLYICAAYAAIYKRTYSGNMAVDTAQRQQTEQRQKNAKKMQRKISILILTDLCCWLPVCLMTFISLRKAGLHDSVYSFSAIILLPINSSLNPIIYTDAVPKLYTKLKQIGLQVRTLVNVDKTQIPSTTETPNVTTTSV; via the exons ATGCTATTTATGCCGTCTCATTCTAttcttcttgttttattttgttattggtATCACTCAG TTGCTGACGCTTTGAACTTGGATACTCTACAACAGGCCTGTCGGGCAGAAGACGGATACTATGACTGTGGCAACGGTCAATGTATCTCTCGACGTTTGGTAATGGATACTCGTATTGACTGTGATAACAATGCGGACGAAATAG GTCTTATTCAGTGCAATGACAATGAAATTTATTGTCGCTTCATCAACCGTTGCGTGCCGAGACATCTTATGAATACACAGAATAGTTGCAACGAAAATGAACAACTAATTCTACCATGCCGAAAGGACGAAG AGTTTATGTGCACTAAGAGCCTTAAGTGCATACAACGTTGGAAAGTAATGGATGGCAAATACGACTGCGCAACCATGCTTATTCCCAATGATACTAGCGATGAAGAAGCCCCACTATCTAACTGTACCAATTCCGAGTTACGTTGCCAATCTGAGGGAAATTCCACTAAATGCATTCCACGTGATTGGGTTATGGATGGGGTTCCTGATTGCAGTCAAGGGACAGACGAGTTGACGGCGTTGGTTTGCGACCAAGAGAAGGAATTTCAGTGCGTTTGGAACGGCCGATGTATTCCAAGATACAGAGTGAATGACGATTATAAAGACTGCGAAGACGGATCGGACGAGGCGATAAACATAACTTGCTTGAATACTGAGTTCGCTTGCTTAGGAATATACAACTCTCCTATTAGTATGGGGAGACGGTGTATACCGAAAACTTGGCAACTAAACAATATCACCGATTGTGCCGACGAAAGCGATGAATTTACAGCTCCGTTAAACGGTTCATGTCCGGAGGGGAGTTATCAGTGCGAAAATTCTTTAAGATGTATTCCAAGGTCGTATTTATGCGATGGTCTTGACCACTGTGGCGATTGTAGTGATGAGATAGAAGAATGCGAAGTACCAGTGATGTTTCGTTGCCCAAACGATATACGAAGGACTTGCCTGCACTGGTCTTATGCGTGCGATCCATACGCCGATTGTCCTAATGTGGAAGATGACATATTTACAGTTGGGCCTGGATTTAAATGCCAGAAGCAGTACGGTTTGTCTGATGTAAAAAAGTATTGCATTCTTCCACAATGGAGTCTAAAGGATTCCTATTTTTCGTGTGATGATCGTTCGGACCTATGTTATCAAAACGACACATTTCACTGCAGTCTATGCTTAGACGGAAAGACTGTAATAGCCCCAAGACAAATTTGTGACGGAATATTTGATTGTCCTGACTTATCAGACGAATGCCTCTGCGTGACGTCATCTTTGAAAACTGCCGAATTGTGCAACAATGTCTGCTACGGATACCCGAGTCCTCCGTGTTCAAAATGCAACAAGGAAGAGTTTTTATGCGACGGGATATGCTTACCATACAGTAAAGTCTGCAACGGGATAGTAGACTGTCATATCTCTTTAATTGATGAGCGTTGGTGCACTGTAGAGTCTGGAACCTTTACTCCAATACGCCCTAAAGACTTTGCCTGCGAACCTGTACCCGATGTACTTCAAACAGCGATAGAATTCGGGAATTTTGGGTATCTGGCGAACAAGAGCTTTCCCGTAATGGCAAAAAG TTGTGACGGAATTACGGAATGTAGAAACATGGAAGACGAATGCAGTGAAAGAGCGAACTGCGAGAATAAACCAAAAATCTGCACTGATGTACCAATAATAACG CAAGAAGTTCCAGCTAGTTTCGTCCCGGGGCTGACACGAGACGTGGTTTTAGAAATTCGACGTTGTAGTGGCGTTTTCAATTTCGTTTTTGGTTTCTCAGTTTGCAACGGGATAAATGAATGCCAGGATGGAGAAGATGAACGGAATTGCACAGAACGCTTTCAATGCGACGCCGGGCAGCGTGAATGGCTAACAG GCTCAAAAAGGATGTTGAGCATTGCAAACTCGCAGAAGTGCGACGCTGTCTACCCTCCCGACTGCCTGGATTCGTCCGACGAAATTAACTGTAGTGACTCCACACACTTTTACTGCGAAAGTGGAACTCCTTTCTTTGTTCGTCGAGACCAAGTGGTGGACGGTAAAAGAGATTGTGCAGATGCATCGGATGAGTGCCCACCTGATATGTTTCAAACCAATGCACTATCTTCGCGTGAAGAACTTATTAAAGTCCCATTTTTAAGAGCAATGGTATGGGTTATGGCTTTTGTGGCAATCATAGGAAATTGTGtggtttttattctttcatcAAAATCTCTTATTAAGAACTCGAAAAAAGCGAAAAATGCAAGAGCTCCTGGAGTCGTTGTGATCAACAAGATTTTAATTCTCAATCTTTCCATTGCCGACTTACTTATGGGAATTGCTCTTTTGATTATCGGCATCAAGTCGGCTCAATTTTCTGGACAGTACTGCTGGAGAGACCTGTTATGGCGCAGTAGTACTACATGCGATGTCATAGGAGTTTTATCTGTGCTCTCGTGCGAAGCTTCGGTTCTCTCGCTCGTATGTTTAACTTCATATCGTGTCTACACAATCtattttcctttaaaatcAAGGACGGTTAACATGAAAGTGGCGATTATTTGGATTATGTGCATTTGggttgtatgttttattttggcCTTTCTGCCCCTGGTAGACCAGCTCTCCCGTTACATGGTGGCAACAATGCTAATTAAAACCACGCCCTACCTAAAAACTGAAATAATTCGGTTTAACCAGTTATTGGAATTTACGAAAAGGATCTCCGCTACTCAACAGAATGTCAGCGTCGATGGTATATTAACGACAGGCTCCTGGTCAGTTTTGCAGCGTTTTCTCAGTGACAGCTTTCCTAAATATGTACCTGAACGAGTTGGATATTTCGGTTACTACAGCGCAAGTGCTGTGTGTCTGCCACGTTATTTCAAACTACCGACTGACCAGTTCGAAGTCAATGCGATTTCTCCCGTTATCATGAGCTTTAACTTCATAGCACTGCTCTACATCTGCGCGGCATACGCTGCGATTTATAAAAGAACATATTCTGGGAACATGGCAGTAGATACAGCACAAAGGCAACAAACGGAACAGCGCCagaaaaacgcaaaaaagatGCAACGAAAAATTTCGATTCTCATTCTCACAGATTTATGCTGCTGGCTTCCGGTATGCCTCATGACTTTTATAAGCCTAAGAAAGGCAGGTCTGCATGATTCAGTATATTCCTTTTCTGCGATCATTCTCTTACCGATAAACAGCTCGCTAAACCCAATCATCTACACAGATGCAGTTCCAAAACTTTACACAAAGCTAAAACAAATTGGGTTACAGGTCAGGACATTGGTGAATgttgataaaacacaaattccTTCCACAACCGAAACTCCCAACGTGACAACAACATCagtataa
- the LOC104266850 gene encoding uncharacterized protein LOC104266850 codes for MSNPTLPQGKTTAISNIINNIINNSHVGNLTVPAKDAEPKPKKSVSSFKNSTRNFTVTQQYVDVKESVVRKKKVILHCHGFPGTGKTEIMRKLAGEFPYESNHELYIKWHIKFEDEGHDAQAQLQELVKSLFHSNLITEDAKQRVISDLQRNCAGSLAELLRETKISVLIIFEDVPLKTPKLLSDLLRSVDKIQENNVPFHVYMATRYQTVLENVESKKISSYRSMRVKGFNEDEGIEYLLNRNQGFYETISDSEKDAACQVFQRFSGSILGLKTAKGFRERSQISYEDYMIELVEGEEDLHALEVQQLEKVYGTNVRHIFQAITLPFRDNDAVNLKVMSCLSYLHYNSIPRELLNKLFQRFLSENGDMRRKFGQSKIKAGQLISMLNEFDLCENGKDLKLHEVVLHAFRVNLPPDDESFKTMVRILAGSVTKDLREPKTKTKMKSIYPHIRVLLSHVKENQTSDKLTQLLLSHLYEVYGSVADDKVSCFEFLSQAFKLVFQILKGIEDTGLTEFIAKYENKEMNEVSEELFESSICSGDNLDRGLITEYESSVLIFQKRVLDFLESRATDKASFLQQIRQKLVTCPVMGTDIIGSLREAKLFLDEEKHRKVFLAERIVSILHSASRIILYCQQLSIDYKKSLWLSRMATAISGKCREKTDVGLLFEEISVLGGQIPIGMRWCKSLCRGTAEYTVEMKKLMQKQEAGLARKLQDCPYENGLIKEVDNAEYREMNITGHLIRIRSRLVEVDRKYYEDAVETCRRLRSLAMKNVKQWEVARKCLIYCGKFYASGAEYELALNCFESFLDDPANAGGQSWPWGIYNFARSVVLHPTPPRVHRAVNLCQTVLQPTTKIEPNLRERLESELQKLQQTLN; via the exons ATGTCGAACCCGACATTACCTCAAG GCAAAACCACCGCCATCTCCAACATCATAAACAACATCATAAACAACTCTCATGTTGGCAATCTAACAGTCCCTGCTAAAG ATGCGGAACCCAAaccaaaaaaatctgtttcttCGTTCAAAAATTCAACGCGTAACTTCACCGTTACGCAACAATACGTGGATGTCAAAGAGAGCGTAGTTAGGAAGAAAAAAGTAATTCTACATTGCCATGGATTTCCAGGAACTGGTAAGACCGAGATTATGCGCAAACTTGCAGGGGAATTTCCTTATGAAAGCAACCACGAGCTTTATATAAAGTGGCACATAAAATTTGAGGACGAGGGTCATGATGCACAAGCCCAATTACAGGAATTGGTAAAGTCATTGTTCCACAGCAACCTTATTACAGAAGATGCAAAACAGCGTGTAATAAGTGACCTGCAACGAAACTGTGCTGGTTCTCTTGCTGAATTGCTCCGAGAAACAAAAATCTCTGTGTTGATTATTTTCGAAGATGTTCCTCTTAAAACACCAAAGTTGCTTTCCGATCTTTTGCGTTCGGTTGACAAAATTCAAGAGAATAATGTTCCCTTCCACGTTTATATGGCAACTCGTTATCAGACTGTTCTGGAAAACGTAGAAAGCAAAAAGATCTCGTCATATCGTTCAATGAGAGTAAAAGGTTTCAACGAAGATGAAGGAATAGAGTATCTGTTGAACAGAAATCAGGGATTCTACGAGACGATCAGTGATTCTGAAAAAGATGCTGCTTGTCAGGTGTTTCAACGTTTCAGTGGTTCAATTCTAGGGCTAAAAACAGCTAAAGGTTTCCGCGAACGATCACAGATTTCATATGAGGATTATATGATCGAATTGGTCGAAGGAGAAGAAGACTTGCACGCTTTGGAAGTTCAACAGTTGGAGAAGGTTTATGGCACGAACGTGCGACATATTTTCCAGGCTATTACTTTGCCCTTTCGTGACAACGATGCAGTTAATCTGAAAGTAATGTCGTGTTTGTCATATTTACATTACAACAGCATTCCAAGAGAGCTTCTCAATAAATTGTTTCAACGTTTTCTGTCTGAAAATGGAGACATGAGAAGAAAGTTCGgacaaagcaaaataaaagCTGGTCAATTGATCAGTATGCTCAATGAGTTCGACTTGTGCGAAAACGGCAAAGATCTTAAACTACACGAAGTAGTTCTGCATGCTTTTCGAGTTAACTTGCCGCCTGACGACGAATCCTTTAAAACCATGGTCCGGATTTTGGCTGGTTCTGTGACAAAGGATTTACGAGAGCCGAAAACGAAAACTAAAATGAAATCCATCTACCCCCATATCAGAGTGCTTTTATCTCACGTCAAGGAAAACCAAACAAGTGACAAACTCACTCAACTACTGTTAAGCCATCTTTACGAAGTATACGGGTCTGTAGCAGACGATAAAGTGTCCTGCTTTGAATTTCTAAGCCAGGCTTTCAAACTGGtctttcaaattttaaaaggcATTGAAGACACAGGCTTGACTGAGTTTATTGCTAAATacgaaaacaaagaaatgaatGAAGTGTCAGAAGAATTGTTTGAATCTTCCATCTGTTCGGGTGATAATTTAGATAGAGGGTTAATAACCGAATACGAAAGCAGCGTTCTAATATTCCAGAAGAGAGTTTTAGATTTTCTTGAATCAAGGGCAACAGACAAAGCCAGCTTTTTGCAACAGATTCGACAAAAGCTTGTAACGTGTCCGGTAATGGGGACAGACATAATTGGAAGTCTTCGGGAAGCTAAATTGTTTCTTGATGAAGAAAAGCATCGCAAAGTATTCTTGGCCGAAAGGATCGTGTCCATTCTACATAGTGCAAGTCgaattattttgtattgcCAGCAGCTTTCAATTGATTACAAGAAGTCACTTTGGTTATCCAGAATGGCGACCGCAATATCGGGAAAATGCAGAGAAAAGACGGATGTCGGTTTACTCTTTGAAGAAATTTCAGTTTTAGGAGGACAAATTCCAATCGGAATGCGTTGGTGTAAATCATTATGTAGAGGTACAGCAGAATATACAGTAGAGATGAAGAAATTAATGCAAAAACAAGAAGCAGGATTAGCTCGAAAACTTCAAGACTGTCCGTATGAGAACGGTCTCATTAAAGAAGTTGACAACGCAGAGTATCGGGAAATGAACATTACAGGACATCTGATACGAATTCGTTCGCGGCTGGTTGAAG TCGATCGGAAGTATTATGAGGACGCCGTAGAAACTTGTCGCCGTTTGCGCTCCCTTGCTATGAAGAATGTAAAGCAGTGGGAAGTGGCCAGGAAATGTCTTATCTACTGTGGCAAGTTCTACGCCTCCGGTGCTGAGTATGAGCTTGCATTGAattgttttgaaagttttcTTGATGATCCAGCAAACGCAGGAGGGCAATCATGGCCATGGGGTATATACAACTTTGCTAGATCAGTTGTGCTACATCCGACACCTCCGCGTGTGCATAGAGCTGTAAACTTGTGTCAAACCGTCCTTCAACCAACCACGAAGATTGAGCCGAACCTTCGTGAAAGATTAGAATCTGAACTTCAAAAGCTACAGCAAACATTGAACTGA
- the LOC100178030 gene encoding uncharacterized protein LOC100178030, producing MSNPTLPQGKTTAISNIVNIHNSNVGNLTVPAKDAEPKPKQSVSSFKNSTRNFTVTQQYVDVKESVVRKEKVILHCHGFPGTGKSEIMRKLAEEFPYESNHELYIKWHIEFEDEGHDAQAQLQELVKSLFHSNLITEDAKQRVISDLQRNCAGSLAELLRETKISVLIIFEDVPLKTPKLLSDLLRSVDKIQENNVPFHVYMATRYQTVLENVESKKISSYRSLRVKGFNEDEGIKYLLSRNQGFYETISDSEKEAACQVFQRFSGSILGLKTAKGFCKRSQISYEDYMIELVEGEEDLHASEVQQLEKVYGTNVRHIFQAITLPFRDNDAVNLKVMSCLSYLHYNSIPRELLNKLFYHFLSENRDMGRKFGQSKIKAGQLISMLNEFDLCENGKDLKLHEVVLHAFRVNLPPDDELFKTMVRILAGSVTKDLREPKTKTKMKSIYPHIRVLLSHVKENQTGDKLTQLLLSHLYEVYGSVADDKVSCFEFLSQAFKLVFQILKGIEGTGLTEFIAKYENKEMNEVSEELFESSIRSGDNLDRGLITEYESSILIFQEKHLDFLESRATDKTSFSQQIRQKLKACPVMETDIIGTLREVELFLSEEKHRKVFLAERIVSILHSASRIILYCQQLSIDYKKSLWLSRMATAISGKCREKAGVGLLFEEISVLGGQIPIEMRWRKSLGRGTAEYTEEMKKLMQIQEAVLARNLQECPYENGLIKEVDNAEYREMNITRNLIQIRSRLIEVDLKYYEDAVETCRRLRSLPMKNVKQWGMARKCLIYCGKFYASGAEYELALNCFESFLDDPANAIMAMGYIQLC from the exons ATGTCGAACCCGACATTGCCTCAAG GCAAAACCACCGCCATCTCCAACATCGTAAACATCCACAACTCTAATGTTGGCAATCTAACAGTCCCTGCTAAAG ATGCGGAACCCAAACCAAAACAATCTGTTTCTTCGTTCAAAAATTCAACGCGTAACTTCACCGTTACGCAACAATACGTGGATGTCAAAGAGAGCGTAGTTAGGAAGGAAAAAGTAATTCTGCATTGCCATGGATTTCCAGGAACTGGTAAGTCCGAGATTATGCGCAAACTTGCAGAAGAATTCCCTTATGAAAGCAACCACGAGCTTTATATAAAGTGGCACATAGAATTTGAGGACGAGGGTCATGATGCACAAGCCCAATTACAGGAATTGGTAAAGTCATTGTTCCACAGCAACCTTATTACAGAAGATGCAAAACAGCGTGTAATAAGTGACCTGCAACGAAACTGTGCTGGTTCTCTTGCTGAATTGCTCCGAGAAACAAAAATCTCTGTGTTGATTATTTTCGAAGATGTTCCTCTCAAAACACCAAAGTTGCTTTCCGACCTTTTGCGTTCGGTTGACAAAATCCAAGAGAATAATGTTCCCTTCCACGTTTATATGGCAACTCGTTATCAGACTGTTCTAGAAAACGTAGAAAGTAAAAAGATCTCTTCATATCGTTCATTGAGAGTAAAAGGTTTCAACGAAGATGAAGGAATAAAGTATCTGTTGAGCAGAAATCAGGGATTCTACGAGACGATCAGTGATTCTGAAAAAGAAGCTGCGTGCCAGGTGTTTCAACGTTTCAGTGGTTCAATTCTAGGGCTAAAAACAGCTAAAGGTTTCTGCAAGCGATCACAGATTTCATATGAGGATTATATGATCGAATTGGTCGAAGGAGAAGAAGACTTGCACGCTTCGGAAGTTCAACAGTTGGAGAAGGTTTATGGCACGAACGTGCGACATATTTTCCAGGCTATTACTTTGCCCTTTCGTGACAACGATGCAGTTAATCTGAAAGTAATGTCGTGTTTGTCATATTTACATTACAACAGCATTCCAAGAGAGCTTctcaataaattgttttaccattttctGTCTGAGAATAGAGACATGGGAAGAAAGTTCGgacaaagcaaaataaaagCTGGTCAATTGATCAGTATGCTCAATGAGTTCGACTTGTGCGAAAACGGCAAAGATCTTAAACTACACGAAGTAGTTCTGCATGCTTTCCGAGTTAACTTGCCGCCTGACGAcgaattatttaaaaccatgGTCCGGATTTTGGCTGGTTCTGTGACAAAGGATTTACGAGAGCCGAAAACGAAAACTAAAATGAAATCCATCTACCCCCATATCAGAGTGCTTTTATCTCACGTCAAGGAAAACCAAACAGGTGACAAACTCACTCAACTACTGTTAAGCCATCTTTACGAAGTATACGGGTCTGTAGCAGACGATAAAGTGTCCTGCTTTGAATTTCTAAGCCAGGCTTTCAAACTGGtctttcaaattttaaaaggtaTTGAAGGCACCGGCTTGACTGAGTTTATTGCTAAATacgaaaacaaagaaatgaatGAAGTGTCAGAAGAATTGTTTGAATCTTCCATCCGTTCAGGTGATAATTTAGATAGAGGGTTAATAACCGAATACGAAAGCAGCATTCTAATATTCCAGGAGAAACATTTAGATTTTCTTGAATCAAGGGCAACAGATAAAACCAGCTTTTCGCAACAGATTCGACAAAAGCTTAAAGCTTGTCCGGTAATGGAGACAGACATAATTGGAACTCTTCGGGAAGTTGAATTGTTTCTCAGTGAAGAAAAGCATCGCAAAGTATTCTTGGCCGAAAGGATCGTGTCCATTCTACATAGTGCAAGCCgaattattttgtattgcCAGCAGCTTTCAATTGATTACAAGAAGTCACTTTGGTTATCCAGAATGGCGACCGCAATATCGGGAAAATGCAGAGAAAAGGCGGGTGTTGGTTTACTCTTTGAAGAAATTTCAGTTTTAGGAGGACAAATTCCAATTGAAATGCGTTGGCGTAAATCATTAGGTAGAGGTACAGCAGAATATACAGAAGAGATGAAAAAGTTAATGCAAATACAAGAAGCAGTGTTAGCTAGAAATCTGCAGGAGTGTCCGTATGAGAACGGTCTCATTAAAGAAGTTGACAACGCAGAGTATCGGGAAATGAACATTACAAGAAATCTGATACAAATTCGTTCGCGACTGATTGAAG TCGATCTGAAGTATTATGAGGACGCCGTAGAAACTTGTCGCCGTTTGCGCTCCCTTCCTATGAAGAATGTAAAGCAGTGGGGAATGGCCAGGAAATGTCTTATCTACTGTGGCAAGTTCTACGCCTCCGGTGCTGAGTATGAGCTTGCATTGAattgttttgaaagttttcTTGATGATCCAGCAAACGCAATCATGGCCATGGGGTATATACAACTTTGCTAG
- the LOC108950446 gene encoding low-density lipoprotein receptor-related protein-like, whose product MLTISSRSILLGVIFCYWYHSVADALNLDTLQQACRAEDGFFDCGNGECISRRLVKDAGRNCRNNADETGQIQCTDNEVYCRFIKRCVPRHLINTQNSCIKSEQLILPCRKDEGTLS is encoded by the exons ATGCTAACTATTTCGTCTCGTTCCATTCTACTTGgagttatattttgttattggtATCACTCAG TTGCTGACGCTTTAAACTTGGATACTCTACAACAGGCCTGTCGGGCAGAAGACGGGTTTTTTGACTGTGGCAACGGTGAATGCATCTCTCGACGTTTGGTAAAGGATGCCGGTCGAAACTGTCGTAACAATGCGGACGAGACAG GACAAATTCAATGCACCGACAACGAAGTTTATTGTCGCTTCATCAAACGTTGCGTGCCGAGACATCTTATCAATACACAGAATAGTTGTATTAAAAGTGAACAACTAATTCTACCATGCCGAAAAGACGAAGGTACGCTGAGTTAA